In Alkalihalobacillus sp. TS-13, the following are encoded in one genomic region:
- a CDS encoding YndM family protein translates to MNIRHIVAILSKFLITICIAYVTLTVFFGVPIGNILWMSVLITVVGYVIGDLYVLKKLGNFIATIVDLGLVFIVFWLFADPYIDTAANQFWGAALAALFISISEFVYHIFIEVTNPLRPSKADVDVQKYATEVGEEFSPSDDDLLNENDDNKKS, encoded by the coding sequence TTGAATATAAGACACATTGTAGCTATACTTTCAAAGTTCTTGATAACCATATGTATTGCTTATGTAACACTGACCGTATTTTTCGGTGTACCGATCGGAAATATCCTTTGGATGTCAGTGTTGATTACGGTGGTCGGTTATGTTATCGGGGATTTATATGTATTGAAGAAACTCGGAAATTTCATTGCCACGATTGTGGATCTCGGTTTGGTTTTCATTGTGTTTTGGCTTTTTGCGGATCCCTATATCGATACAGCAGCCAACCAATTTTGGGGTGCTGCACTGGCTGCCCTGTTTATTTCGATTTCAGAATTCGTGTATCATATTTTCATTGAAGTCACCAATCCTTTGCGACCGTCAAAAGCGGATGTTGATGTTCAAAAATATGCAACTGAAGTCGGTGAGGAATTTTCACCCTCTGATGACGATCTGTTGAACGAAAATGATGATAATAAGAAAAGTTGA
- a CDS encoding anthranilate synthase component I: MKRFTKSKQPEEIKNYDTAGGIQITRTQTSLDPGEAVSKILKDIDHYQGALYSSRYEYPGRYSRWDVGFINPPLEIRAKGLDFTINALNYRGKLLLQMISERLSTRNEIGSFKNTDSQIKASIVKSDAVYPEEDRSRQPSIFNVVRTLKDLFYSDEDSFLGLYGAFGYDLVFQFESIDLKQQRDPDVEDIKLFLPDEIVVVDHQSDHAYQLSYDFRFVSLKTEGLKRNGARNPDQSINGTKYNEYQPGKYAQLVDEARKRFKQGDMFEVVPSQTLYEKCETTPSEVFDRLQQINPSPYGFIINLGDEHLVGSSPEMYVRVEGNRVETCPISGTIKRGKNALEDADQIRKLLNSKKDEEELTMCTDVDRNDKSRICLPGSVNVIGRRQIEMYSHLIHTVDHVEGYLRPEFDALDAFLTHMWAVTVTGAPKKAAIQWIEEHEDSPRGWYGGAVGWYSFNGDLNTGLTLRTIRIKNQTAEIRVGATLLYDSIPEDEEQETLTKAAGLLKAIREPIKDEDARNNQLPGESKNVLIVDHDDSFVHTLANYFKQTGAHVVTYRAQKAREMLRYQNNFDLVVLSPGPGTPAQFDVWATIRLCIEKKIPIFGVCLGFQGIVEYFGGSLDLLDYPQHGKTSTITQMNSSKMFEGLPDKFQASRYHSIYAEHIPESLILTGLSQDDIPMAIEHKSLPITAVQFHPESIVSSDGDVGIRIIYNVMKQLDKSLEELSV, translated from the coding sequence TTGAAACGATTTACCAAATCAAAACAGCCGGAAGAAATTAAAAATTATGATACAGCAGGCGGCATACAGATTACCCGTACGCAAACATCACTTGATCCAGGCGAGGCTGTATCCAAAATTTTAAAAGATATTGACCACTACCAGGGAGCGCTTTATTCAAGCCGATATGAATACCCAGGCCGTTATTCTAGATGGGATGTCGGTTTCATCAATCCACCTCTAGAAATAAGAGCGAAAGGATTGGACTTTACGATCAATGCTTTGAATTATCGAGGCAAACTATTACTTCAAATGATCTCGGAGCGATTGAGTACCAGGAATGAAATCGGTTCGTTTAAAAATACCGATTCACAAATCAAAGCTTCGATTGTGAAATCTGATGCAGTTTATCCTGAAGAGGACCGCAGCAGACAACCGTCTATTTTCAACGTCGTCCGTACACTTAAAGATTTATTTTATTCAGATGAAGATTCTTTTTTAGGACTATACGGAGCCTTTGGCTATGACCTTGTTTTTCAATTCGAGTCAATTGATCTTAAACAACAGAGAGATCCCGATGTAGAAGATATAAAACTCTTCTTACCAGATGAAATCGTAGTGGTGGATCATCAATCTGATCATGCTTATCAGCTATCCTACGATTTTCGATTCGTGTCACTCAAAACGGAAGGATTGAAACGGAACGGTGCACGTAATCCTGACCAATCAATCAACGGTACAAAATATAATGAATATCAACCAGGTAAATATGCCCAATTAGTGGATGAAGCTCGAAAACGGTTTAAACAGGGCGATATGTTCGAAGTCGTACCTTCACAAACCCTATATGAAAAATGTGAAACTACCCCTTCCGAAGTGTTCGATCGACTACAGCAAATCAATCCTAGTCCATACGGGTTCATCATCAATCTAGGCGATGAGCATCTGGTCGGGTCTTCACCTGAAATGTATGTACGTGTCGAAGGAAATCGGGTTGAAACGTGTCCGATTTCTGGGACGATCAAACGCGGGAAAAACGCATTAGAAGACGCTGATCAGATCCGAAAACTATTGAACTCGAAAAAAGATGAAGAAGAATTGACTATGTGTACCGATGTGGACCGGAATGACAAGTCGAGAATTTGCTTGCCAGGATCGGTTAATGTCATCGGCAGAAGGCAGATCGAAATGTACTCACACTTGATCCATACCGTTGATCACGTTGAGGGGTATTTAAGGCCCGAATTTGATGCATTGGATGCATTTTTGACGCATATGTGGGCTGTAACCGTAACCGGTGCCCCGAAAAAAGCAGCAATCCAATGGATCGAAGAACACGAAGATTCTCCAAGAGGCTGGTATGGAGGCGCTGTAGGTTGGTACAGTTTCAATGGAGATTTGAATACTGGATTGACTTTGAGAACGATCCGGATAAAAAATCAGACCGCTGAAATTCGGGTAGGTGCAACATTGCTTTATGATTCGATTCCTGAAGATGAAGAACAGGAAACACTGACAAAAGCAGCAGGACTTTTAAAAGCGATCCGTGAACCTATCAAGGATGAGGATGCTCGGAACAACCAGTTGCCAGGAGAGTCAAAGAACGTGTTGATTGTGGATCATGATGATTCGTTTGTCCATACATTAGCGAACTACTTTAAACAGACTGGTGCACATGTGGTCACCTATCGAGCACAAAAAGCGAGAGAGATGCTGCGATATCAAAACAATTTTGATCTGGTCGTTCTTTCTCCTGGACCGGGAACCCCTGCACAGTTTGACGTGTGGGCAACTATCCGCTTATGTATCGAAAAAAAGATTCCCATCTTTGGTGTATGTCTAGGTTTTCAAGGAATCGTCGAGTATTTTGGAGGGAGTTTGGATTTACTGGATTACCCGCAACATGGAAAAACTTCAACCATTACTCAAATGAATTCAAGCAAGATGTTTGAGGGATTGCCGGATAAGTTCCAGGCGAGCCGCTATCATTCAATCTATGCAGAACATATTCCTGAAAGCCTTATATTGACTGGATTATCCCAGGATGATATCCCTATGGCGATCGAACATAAATCTCTCCCGATAACCGCCGTACAGTTTCATCCAGAATCAATTGTCAGTTCTGATGGAGATGTCGGTATCCGCATCATCTATAACGTGATGAAGCAACTGGATAAATCACTTGAAGAACTTTCAGTATGA
- a CDS encoding MFS transporter has product MKPIYYLYTKALSDFSSRMQFIGLTSALLMSTYPELYMMLFFLGRQIGGMMSSYLAGIVADRFSKRLTMIISEIASGIAVLSLIFIEHPLFIVIVAFLLGITYTFFDVSFRASIPTIFGEERLTEINSLLVRLGATMSIVGFPAGGLISTFFSYKYLLVFDGLMYIGSAIVLLNIHWSEPTKSLQPVEQKQTLRNVLQSGMYMFLLTVGFVYPFAASAYQYALPLIASIEEYGDLYNGMMWSTVAVGSFLCSLIIKKQDVNERRYIVSLLLFGTFVSLTFIYDLTLATFLVLFLVGAAEALVQVCHYTLLQRSDEHVRGRLFGLNTLATRCGFLAGFGAIPLLEKMTSLSHGIWLMQSMLVICCLVHMWRKYHSTPKSETF; this is encoded by the coding sequence ATGAAACCAATCTATTATTTATATACGAAAGCATTGTCTGATTTTAGTTCACGTATGCAGTTTATCGGCTTGACGAGCGCACTGTTAATGAGTACGTATCCTGAGCTGTATATGATGCTGTTTTTTTTAGGGAGACAAATTGGTGGCATGATGTCAAGCTATCTTGCAGGCATTGTTGCCGACCGTTTTTCGAAGCGCCTAACGATGATTATTTCAGAAATTGCAAGCGGAATCGCTGTGTTAAGTTTAATTTTCATAGAACATCCACTGTTTATTGTTATTGTTGCCTTTTTACTTGGTATTACGTATACATTTTTTGATGTGAGTTTTCGAGCATCAATTCCTACGATATTTGGTGAAGAGCGCCTTACGGAAATCAACTCGCTGCTTGTACGTCTTGGAGCGACGATGAGTATCGTTGGCTTTCCCGCTGGCGGTTTGATTTCGACCTTTTTTTCTTATAAGTATTTGCTTGTGTTTGACGGCTTGATGTATATTGGATCAGCCATTGTATTGTTAAATATCCACTGGTCAGAACCAACCAAATCGCTTCAGCCCGTTGAACAGAAACAAACCTTACGAAACGTTTTACAGTCAGGTATGTACATGTTTTTGCTGACAGTTGGATTTGTGTATCCATTTGCAGCTTCTGCTTATCAATACGCCCTACCGCTCATCGCATCTATAGAGGAATACGGGGATTTATATAACGGGATGATGTGGTCGACTGTAGCTGTTGGATCATTTCTATGTTCATTGATTATAAAAAAACAAGATGTTAACGAGCGGCGTTATATCGTCAGTTTACTTTTGTTTGGAACATTCGTATCACTCACGTTTATTTATGATTTAACACTCGCCACGTTTCTTGTTCTATTCCTTGTAGGAGCTGCTGAAGCACTGGTGCAAGTATGTCACTACACACTCCTTCAGCGCAGTGACGAACATGTTCGCGGCCGCTTGTTCGGTCTCAACACGCTCGCAACGAGATGTGGGTTTTTAGCGGGGTTTGGAGCTATACCACTACTGGAAAAAATGACCTCATTATCTCATGGGATTTGGTTGATGCAGAGCATGCTGGTGATATGCTGTCTTGTTCATATGTGGCGAAAATACCATTCAACACCAAAAAGCGAAACCTTTTAG
- the trpA gene encoding tryptophan synthase subunit alpha, whose product MNARFEQLKSKAKPLFIPFIMAGDPSPEETIELALLLQEEGADVLELGIPYSDPLADGPVIQEAAKRAKGMTIEKAMQLVKQMRELGLEIPVLIFTYINPFLQLGEESFFNLTKENDVDGLLIPDLPFEESESLRQRCQEEHISYISLVAPTTSPERLYHIAQESQGFLYCVSSLGVTGERKDFHPETKRLLREAKSFTDIPVALGFGISTRAQFIEVGKVCDGVIIGSSIIRKVHELHTENPDNWKKECRSYISSLTKEKAGVQ is encoded by the coding sequence ATGAATGCACGTTTTGAACAATTAAAGTCGAAAGCGAAACCACTGTTCATCCCATTCATCATGGCAGGAGATCCATCACCTGAAGAAACAATCGAGTTGGCACTTCTCTTACAAGAGGAAGGGGCAGATGTATTGGAGCTCGGAATTCCTTATTCGGATCCTCTTGCAGATGGACCTGTCATCCAAGAAGCTGCGAAACGGGCGAAAGGAATGACGATTGAAAAAGCAATGCAGCTGGTAAAACAGATGCGAGAGCTAGGGCTTGAGATTCCAGTTCTGATATTTACGTACATCAACCCATTTCTACAATTGGGGGAAGAGAGCTTTTTCAACCTGACAAAAGAAAATGACGTTGATGGATTACTGATACCAGATCTACCTTTTGAGGAAAGTGAATCACTAAGACAGCGTTGCCAAGAGGAACACATCAGTTACATTTCATTAGTTGCACCAACAACATCACCAGAGCGGTTATACCATATCGCTCAAGAATCCCAGGGCTTTTTATATTGTGTATCTTCTCTCGGTGTCACTGGGGAACGGAAGGATTTCCATCCAGAAACGAAGCGCTTGTTAAGAGAAGCGAAATCATTTACAGATATTCCGGTAGCATTGGGTTTCGGTATCTCAACACGTGCACAATTCATTGAAGTCGGTAAGGTCTGTGATGGCGTCATTATCGGGAGCTCGATCATCCGGAAAGTCCATGAGCTCCATACGGAAAACCCAGACAATTGGAAAAAAGAATGCAGATCCTATATTTCTTCATTAACCAAAGAAAAGGCTGGCGTACAGTAA
- a CDS encoding MGMT family protein encodes MQPFTEKVITIIQDIPAGKVMTYGQIARLAGSPRGARQVVRILHTMSQAYELPWHRVINAKGEIAIKDEQQRSRQLTALEQEGIKLTEQNKVDLSVYRYESDWNDVDII; translated from the coding sequence GTGCAGCCATTTACTGAAAAAGTGATCACGATCATTCAAGATATACCTGCGGGTAAAGTAATGACATATGGACAGATTGCTAGACTAGCAGGGAGCCCACGGGGAGCTAGACAAGTCGTGCGAATCCTTCATACCATGAGTCAAGCCTATGAACTGCCATGGCACAGAGTCATCAATGCAAAAGGGGAAATTGCTATAAAGGATGAACAACAAAGAAGTCGGCAACTGACTGCCTTGGAACAAGAGGGAATCAAGCTTACTGAACAGAATAAAGTAGATCTATCCGTATACCGCTATGAATCTGACTGGAATGACGTTGATATCATTTAG
- a CDS encoding NRDE family protein: protein MCILFIAYKKHPEYKIIVAANRDEFYERPTAKAHFWKDEPTILAGRDLQQMGTWMGVSTKGRFAALTNYRDPHEPKDNKISRGQIIRDYLSSASAPEEFLHTLQEQRSSYQGFNLIIGNMDSLWYYSNIQDETKSMSPGIYGLSNHFIDTPWPKVENGKKDLVRCIEKSDSINKECLFQLLKNSDPANRSELPDTGVGIEWEEKLSPIFIETEHYGTRSSTVFTVDNNGVVDFTERSLIEGKIETVNVTFEINERI from the coding sequence ATGTGTATTTTATTTATCGCTTATAAAAAGCACCCAGAATATAAAATCATTGTTGCAGCTAATCGGGACGAATTTTATGAAAGACCTACTGCCAAGGCACATTTTTGGAAGGATGAACCGACCATTCTGGCAGGTAGAGATCTACAGCAAATGGGAACGTGGATGGGGGTTTCCACAAAGGGTCGCTTTGCCGCTTTGACGAATTATAGGGACCCTCATGAACCAAAGGACAATAAAATTTCCAGAGGACAGATTATCCGTGACTATTTATCATCCGCCTCTGCACCAGAAGAGTTTTTACATACCTTACAAGAACAGCGCAGCAGCTATCAGGGCTTCAATCTCATCATCGGAAACATGGATTCCTTATGGTACTACTCCAACATACAGGATGAAACAAAATCAATGTCCCCAGGGATTTATGGACTGAGCAATCATTTCATAGACACACCTTGGCCAAAAGTTGAAAACGGAAAAAAAGATCTGGTGAGGTGTATCGAAAAATCAGATTCAATCAACAAAGAGTGCCTGTTCCAACTTTTGAAAAACAGTGACCCCGCAAATCGAAGTGAGCTGCCTGACACCGGTGTAGGAATCGAATGGGAGGAAAAGCTGTCACCAATCTTCATTGAAACGGAACATTACGGAACACGTTCTTCAACTGTTTTTACAGTAGATAATAATGGCGTCGTCGATTTTACCGAACGCAGTTTGATTGAAGGGAAAATTGAAACAGTGAACGTGACTTTTGAAATTAATGAAAGAATTTAA
- a CDS encoding superoxide dismutase family protein, with protein sequence MKRWLSFLLVIIVLVILNACRADNDEDSDSKDTSLSGKENEGNTRDEVVPISVELKNGGGEKVGTADLEQQFSGVVIKIKASNLSPGKHGFHIHEKGVCEEPDFKSAGDHFNPTDVSHGEKEDGPHAGDLPNLQVGEDGTVETEITTDMVTLKSGEENSLIGSDGTTLIIHEEADDHKSQPSGDAGDRTACGVISDGS encoded by the coding sequence ATGAAACGTTGGCTATCCTTTTTACTCGTAATTATCGTACTTGTAATTCTCAACGCATGCAGGGCTGATAATGATGAGGATAGTGATTCAAAAGACACTTCATTAAGCGGAAAAGAAAATGAAGGGAATACCAGGGATGAAGTCGTACCTATTTCAGTCGAACTGAAGAACGGAGGAGGGGAAAAAGTTGGGACAGCTGATCTGGAACAACAGTTTTCAGGCGTTGTAATCAAGATTAAAGCTTCCAACCTATCACCTGGTAAACATGGTTTTCACATTCATGAAAAAGGAGTTTGTGAAGAGCCCGATTTCAAATCAGCTGGTGATCATTTCAACCCTACCGATGTAAGTCATGGTGAGAAAGAAGATGGTCCACATGCCGGAGATCTTCCAAACCTTCAAGTGGGAGAAGATGGAACGGTTGAAACGGAGATAACCACTGATATGGTTACACTTAAAAGTGGAGAAGAAAACTCATTGATTGGATCTGATGGCACCACATTGATCATCCATGAAGAAGCAGATGATCATAAATCACAACCTTCAGGCGATGCTGGAGATCGGACAGCATGTGGTGTAATTAGTGATGGTTCTTAG
- a CDS encoding DUF3231 family protein has product MENHKSKLSSTEIASLWSTYIYDSASICFFKHFLQHLQDEEIISIVNEALNFSQMHMKNIENIFKEEKFPIPLGFSDNDVNFSAPALFGDLYALSFVYGMSRIGLCNNGILTSNVARDDVLELFSQIQASTNELYKKSVRYMLSKGIYDRPPIIPYPHKVEFIEKQSFLTGWFGERRPINSVELTEVFFNIERNYFGILLLYGLIQVVDDKEINQYLKRGKDLANKQVDYLNNLLKEEDLLGTVPVEMEVTDSKISPFSEKLIMFLVTTLNATSFTYFGHALSVSMRRDLVANYSKLLTEVMAYAEDGFNIMIDRGWMEKPPGALQRP; this is encoded by the coding sequence ATGGAAAATCACAAAAGCAAGTTATCATCTACAGAAATTGCAAGCTTATGGAGTACATATATTTATGATAGTGCATCTATCTGTTTTTTTAAGCATTTTTTGCAACATCTCCAAGACGAAGAAATCATTTCAATAGTAAATGAGGCTTTAAACTTTTCTCAAATGCATATGAAAAACATCGAAAATATATTTAAAGAAGAAAAGTTTCCAATCCCTCTGGGATTTTCGGACAACGATGTTAACTTTTCGGCCCCTGCACTATTTGGTGATTTATATGCGTTAAGTTTTGTATATGGCATGAGCAGAATAGGCTTGTGCAATAATGGAATCCTTACTTCAAACGTAGCACGAGATGATGTACTTGAACTTTTCTCTCAAATTCAAGCTTCAACTAATGAGCTTTATAAGAAGTCAGTACGCTATATGTTATCAAAAGGTATATATGACCGTCCCCCAATAATCCCTTATCCTCATAAGGTAGAATTTATAGAAAAACAATCATTCTTGACAGGGTGGTTTGGTGAGCGAAGACCAATAAATTCAGTGGAACTCACAGAGGTTTTTTTTAACATTGAAAGAAACTATTTTGGAATCCTTCTATTATATGGATTAATCCAAGTCGTAGACGATAAAGAAATCAATCAGTACTTAAAGAGGGGAAAAGATTTAGCTAATAAGCAAGTTGATTATTTGAACAATCTTTTAAAAGAAGAAGATTTGTTGGGGACGGTTCCAGTTGAAATGGAAGTGACTGACTCAAAGATTTCTCCATTTTCTGAAAAATTAATCATGTTTTTGGTTACTACATTAAATGCTACGAGTTTTACGTATTTTGGACATGCTTTGTCTGTTTCAATGAGAAGAGATTTAGTTGCTAATTATTCTAAACTCTTGACTGAAGTGATGGCATATGCTGAAGATGGATTTAATATAATGATTGACAGAGGTTGGATGGAAAAGCCTCCTGGAGCACTTCAAAGACCTTGA
- the trpB gene encoding tryptophan synthase subunit beta, which yields MQTLYPDTKGRFGQFGGRYVPETLMFALEELEAAFNNAMEDEDFREELDHELNHYSGRPTPLTYAENSTKRFGGARIYLKREDLNHTGAHKINNAIGQVLLAKRMGKSKVVAETGAGQHGVAVATACARYGLSCKVFMGEEDVERQSLNVFRMKLLGAEVISVQSGSKTLKDATNEAIRYWAGAVQDTFYCIGSVVGPHPYPYIVRNLQRVIGVETKQQHSTFLGKLPDRIVACVGGGSNAMGMFHPFIEDEVELIGVEAGGHGIETGEHAASITTGSIGVLHGSMTFLNQDLNGQIIEPYSISAGLDYPGVGPEHAFLADSKRVTYKTITDDEAVEALKILSEEEGILPAIESAHALAQAYKEAAEMDPKQSIVVCLSGRGDKDVGTIMKVMKEGQQ from the coding sequence ATGCAGACACTTTACCCAGATACAAAAGGGCGGTTCGGCCAATTTGGCGGTCGTTATGTACCCGAAACCTTAATGTTTGCACTTGAGGAATTAGAGGCAGCTTTCAACAATGCGATGGAAGATGAAGATTTCCGGGAAGAGCTCGATCATGAATTGAATCATTATTCAGGGAGACCTACTCCGCTAACATATGCAGAAAACAGTACGAAACGATTTGGTGGAGCACGAATTTATTTGAAACGTGAAGACTTGAACCACACGGGTGCTCATAAAATCAACAACGCCATTGGGCAAGTGCTCCTCGCAAAGCGTATGGGGAAAAGTAAGGTAGTTGCTGAAACAGGTGCTGGTCAGCATGGCGTAGCAGTAGCTACAGCTTGTGCAAGGTACGGTTTGAGTTGCAAGGTGTTCATGGGTGAAGAAGATGTCGAACGCCAATCATTGAACGTGTTCCGTATGAAATTACTTGGGGCTGAGGTGATCTCCGTCCAAAGTGGAAGCAAGACATTGAAGGATGCAACAAATGAAGCGATCCGGTACTGGGCTGGAGCTGTACAGGATACATTCTACTGTATCGGCTCTGTTGTGGGACCTCACCCGTATCCTTATATCGTCCGTAATCTGCAACGTGTCATCGGCGTTGAAACGAAACAACAACATAGCACTTTTTTAGGAAAGTTACCTGACAGGATTGTCGCTTGTGTCGGTGGAGGAAGTAATGCAATGGGCATGTTCCATCCATTTATAGAAGATGAGGTTGAGCTTATTGGTGTAGAAGCAGGCGGACATGGAATTGAAACCGGTGAACACGCAGCATCGATAACAACAGGATCGATTGGAGTCCTCCATGGATCGATGACATTCTTGAACCAGGATCTGAATGGCCAGATCATCGAACCATATTCGATTTCAGCAGGGCTTGATTATCCAGGAGTAGGTCCTGAACACGCTTTTCTAGCAGATTCGAAACGGGTCACCTATAAAACGATTACAGATGATGAAGCAGTAGAGGCGTTGAAGATTTTATCAGAAGAAGAAGGAATCCTGCCTGCTATCGAGAGTGCTCATGCACTTGCACAGGCTTATAAAGAAGCGGCAGAAATGGATCCGAAACAATCCATCGTCGTCTGTCTTTCAGGACGAGGAGATAAGGATGTCGGGACGATCATGAAAGTGATGAAGGAGGGCCAACAATGA
- a CDS encoding DUF1761 domain-containing protein yields MDIADISILGIALAAVANFMIGALWYSPLLFANIWIETVNKTREDFSSSSANLGHLLTFLGGIISAYVLSLLIQLFDPITLWSGATLGFLAGIGFSVVREISPTIFEGRNTVLFFISAGYHVVSLTIMGTIVAAFT; encoded by the coding sequence TTGGACATAGCAGATATCAGTATTCTTGGAATTGCACTTGCTGCAGTGGCGAACTTCATGATCGGTGCACTTTGGTATTCCCCTCTCTTATTTGCGAATATATGGATAGAAACGGTCAATAAAACCAGAGAGGATTTCTCTTCATCTAGCGCAAATTTAGGTCACCTGCTTACGTTTTTAGGGGGGATTATATCTGCATACGTCCTGTCACTGCTTATACAACTTTTCGACCCTATTACATTATGGAGTGGAGCTACACTTGGATTCTTAGCGGGAATAGGATTTTCTGTCGTACGAGAAATCTCCCCTACGATATTTGAAGGACGTAATACTGTGCTATTCTTCATAAGCGCTGGGTATCATGTTGTTTCCCTTACAATAATGGGTACTATTGTGGCAGCTTTTACATAG
- a CDS encoding N-acetyltransferase gives MIKQATLNELDKLAELFDKYRVFYGKTADIKGSRTFLQERIKNEESVIYLAMMDDEVNTIMGFVQLYPIFTSVGLKRQWLLNDLYVEPAYRRKGVGEKLLSKSEELSRQTASAGILLETAHENTGAQQLYEKFGYEKDTDHYYYFLTT, from the coding sequence TTGATCAAACAAGCTACACTGAATGAGCTGGATAAACTTGCTGAACTATTCGATAAGTATCGTGTCTTTTATGGTAAAACCGCTGATATAAAAGGGAGTAGAACATTCCTACAAGAACGAATAAAAAACGAGGAATCAGTGATCTATCTAGCAATGATGGATGATGAAGTTAACACCATTATGGGCTTTGTACAATTATATCCGATCTTTACATCAGTTGGTTTGAAAAGACAATGGTTGCTGAATGACTTATACGTAGAACCCGCTTACAGAAGGAAAGGGGTCGGTGAAAAGTTGTTATCAAAGTCCGAAGAATTATCCCGACAGACTGCTTCAGCTGGGATTCTTTTGGAAACTGCTCACGAAAACACAGGTGCACAACAACTTTATGAGAAATTCGGTTATGAAAAAGACACAGATCACTATTATTATTTTTTGACCACATAA